A segment of the Candidatus Methylomirabilota bacterium genome:
TGAATCGTGGTCATGTCGCTCTCGGTCCACGTGCGCACGGCGTTGCTGCCATCGCCCCCGTCGAAGCCGCCGGTGCCGCCGGCCGGGTACTCGTAGAAGATGAAGGTCTCACCCGTGCGCGGGTCGGGCCCGCCCACGTAGCAGTGGTTGCCGCCGCCCTTGTGGTCGCCGGCCACCCGGCCGCCGAGAGCCTGGGCGAGCGCGCCCATCACCGCCGTCTCCACGCAATATTTCACCTCGACCATGCCGCCGCAGGGAGCGGGCGGATTGGCGTTTACGATGGTGCCAGGAGGCGTGATCACGGTCAGCGGGCGGAACGAGCCGGAGTTGACGTCGGTGCCCGGGTCGAGAAAGGACTTGATGATGGTGAAGGCGCCGGTGGGCGCCATGGCGGGGCCGACATTGGTCGGGCCGGCCGTCTGCGGCGAAGTGCCCGTGAGATCCACGGTGATGGTCTTGCCCGTCACCGTGACGGCGGCCCGCACGGTCAGCGGCTCGAGCCGCTGGCGACCGCTCTCGAGGTGCGCCTCGTAGCGATAGCGGCCGTCGGGGAGCGCCGCGATGGCCTGTCGCATGCGCGTCTCGGCGCGGTCCATCAGGACGGCCACGGCCGCGCGGACGGTGGCGGCGCCGTAGCGGGCGGCCAGACCCTCGATGCGCTCCGCCGCCTTCTTGCACGTGCCGATCATGGCCTGGAAGTCGCCCTGGCGTTCCCGAGGTCCGCGCATGTTGCTGAAGATGAGGTCGAGGGCGGCCTGGTTCGGGCGGCCGCGGTCGACGATCCGGATCGGGGGAATGCGCACGCCTTCCTGGAAGATTTCCGTGGCCCCGCCGGAGAGGCTGCCCGGGCTCATCCCGCCCACGTCGCCCCAGTGGGCGCGAACGACGGGGAAGACGAAGAGGCCGCCGTCCGCGAAGAGCGGATAGATCATGGCCACGTCGTTGAGGTGGGTGCCCCCGGTGTAGGGGTCGTTGTGGAGGAAGATGTCGCCCGGATGGATGTCGTCGCCGAACTTCTCCCCCACCGCCTTCATGGACCAGGCGATGGGCACGATGTGCAACGGGTGGTCCTGTCCCTTGGACATGGCCACGATCTGCGCGTGGCCGTCCATGAGGACGCAGGAGAAGTCCTCTCCTTCGTACAGAATGGACGAGTAGGCGGTGCGCACGAGGGTGACGCGCATCTCGCGCACGATGGACCCGAAGGCCTCGCGGAGCACCTCGAGGGTGATGGGGTCGATCACGCCGCGTCCTCACGAGAGAACCGGAGATTGCCGTGCTCGTCCACGGCGCCGCGCCAGCCCGGGAGAATCACGGTGGTCGCGCCGAACTCCTCCACGATGGCCGGGCCGGGCAGGAGCGCCCGCTCGGGCAACCGCTCGCGCTCCCACACCGGGCAGTCGCGCGGCGTGTCCTCGAACCAGACGGTCCGGCGCTCCCCCAGCGCTGCGTCGAGGGAGGCGGTGACCGTTTGGTGGCGCTCGGGGGACGGCTTGGGCACCACACCGTAGGCGGCGAGCCGGGCGTTCACCAGCTCGACCATGGCCGTCGGGTCGGCGTGGCCATACATGTCGAGGTGCCGGCGGTGGAACGCCGCTTCGACGGCCTCGAGTGCGGAGGGGGCGAGGACATCGTCGACGGCAACGCCGAGCTCGAAGGCCTGGCCGCGATAACGCAGATCGAGCGAGCGGAGCAGGCGCTGCTTGTCCGCCGCGAATCCCTCGAGCTCGAGCTGGCGCCGCGC
Coding sequences within it:
- a CDS encoding hydantoinase B/oxoprolinase family protein, yielding MIDPITLEVLREAFGSIVREMRVTLVRTAYSSILYEGEDFSCVLMDGHAQIVAMSKGQDHPLHIVPIAWSMKAVGEKFGDDIHPGDIFLHNDPYTGGTHLNDVAMIYPLFADGGLFVFPVVRAHWGDVGGMSPGSLSGGATEIFQEGVRIPPIRIVDRGRPNQAALDLIFSNMRGPRERQGDFQAMIGTCKKAAERIEGLAARYGAATVRAAVAVLMDRAETRMRQAIAALPDGRYRYEAHLESGRQRLEPLTVRAAVTVTGKTITVDLTGTSPQTAGPTNVGPAMAPTGAFTIIKSFLDPGTDVNSGSFRPLTVITPPGTIVNANPPAPCGGMVEVKYCVETAVMGALAQALGGRVAGDHKGGGNHCYVGGPDPRTGETFIFYEYPAGGTGGFDGGDGSNAVRTWTESDMTTIQPIEAVEQLYPVRIERTALREDSGGAGRWRGGLGLVREVRIQAPASQLSVLAEKAVLPPFGVCGGGAGATNRFWVRRQGQPIQPSPLPGKVSGFPIQPDDLLIMESSGGGGFGDPLDRDLESVARDLAEGYVTPAAAEASYGVVSREGGIDAAASAALRVSLREARIRVRLGIGRDLDEERGRAIRLDADTAARLGVGLQAVVEVVNPQGAPLRAWVTSIVAGTMRRAELSRDGLQMLALSDGIEVEIRAVHSGSLTAPR